Proteins from a genomic interval of Undibacterium parvum:
- a CDS encoding TolC family outer membrane protein, with amino-acid sequence MRNSLIATLIASAFLSLNAGASDLLQIYKDALANDAAYGSARASQRAGQEKLVQGRSGLLPTVGLSGSDTRTKLDVTPDQGRSGNFDYNTNSYSLALTQPLFRWANWQQYEQGKLSVVVTDAQFAQAQQDLIVRVSQAYFDLLASKDILKTLQAQKVAISEQLASAKRNFEVGTQTITDSHEAQARFDLITAQEFAGQGDVAIKRAALMQIIGRDVKDELAGLKKGSQLAAPQPESIEKWVESAEQQNFGVVASQVAVEIAQREISKSRSGHYPTVDLVASSARTATGGNYNGPTGVIKPNTIGVQWNIPIFSGFATDSRVKESIALEDKARNDLESTRRLAAQGARQAYIGVVAGLAQVKAYEAAEISSRSALDSNMLGYQVGVRINIDVLNAQQQLSTTFQNLAKARYDTIMNSLRLKAAAGILKEQDLAEINALLEI; translated from the coding sequence ATGCGAAATTCCCTCATTGCCACTTTGATTGCCAGTGCTTTTCTGTCGCTCAATGCCGGTGCCAGTGATTTACTACAGATTTACAAAGATGCGCTTGCCAATGATGCTGCCTACGGTAGTGCACGTGCTTCACAGCGCGCTGGGCAAGAAAAACTGGTGCAAGGCCGTTCCGGTTTGCTGCCTACGGTCGGACTAAGCGGTAGTGATACCCGCACTAAACTAGACGTCACGCCGGATCAGGGGCGCTCGGGTAACTTTGACTACAACACGAATAGTTATTCTCTGGCTCTGACGCAACCTTTGTTCCGCTGGGCCAATTGGCAGCAATATGAACAGGGTAAATTGTCGGTAGTCGTTACCGACGCCCAATTTGCGCAAGCGCAGCAGGATCTGATCGTTAGAGTTAGCCAGGCGTATTTTGATTTGCTGGCGTCGAAAGATATTTTAAAGACTTTGCAGGCGCAAAAAGTCGCTATTTCTGAGCAATTAGCTTCAGCCAAGCGCAACTTTGAAGTCGGTACCCAGACCATCACCGACAGTCACGAAGCGCAAGCGCGTTTTGATTTGATCACCGCGCAAGAATTTGCTGGTCAAGGCGATGTTGCGATTAAACGCGCAGCTTTAATGCAAATTATCGGCCGCGATGTGAAAGACGAATTGGCTGGCTTGAAAAAAGGGAGCCAACTTGCCGCACCTCAGCCAGAGAGCATAGAGAAATGGGTGGAGTCGGCAGAGCAGCAAAACTTTGGCGTAGTGGCTTCGCAAGTGGCAGTCGAAATCGCTCAGCGTGAAATTTCCAAGAGCCGCTCCGGACATTACCCTACCGTGGATCTGGTCGCCAGTAGCGCACGCACAGCCACTGGTGGAAACTATAATGGCCCGACTGGCGTGATCAAGCCAAATACCATAGGCGTGCAGTGGAATATCCCGATTTTTTCTGGCTTTGCTACCGATAGCCGTGTCAAGGAAAGTATTGCACTGGAAGACAAGGCGCGCAATGATCTGGAGAGCACCCGCAGACTGGCAGCACAAGGCGCGCGTCAGGCGTATATCGGTGTGGTGGCGGGTCTGGCTCAGGTGAAAGCCTATGAAGCCGCTGAGATCTCTAGTCGCTCTGCTCTGGATTCAAATATGCTCGGTTATCAGGTGGGCGTCAGGATAAATATCGATGTCTTGAATGCGCAACAGCAGCTCTCAACCACATTTCAGAATCTGGCGAAAGCACGTTACGACACCATTATGAATAGTCTGCGCCTCAAAGCCGCAGCCGGTATCCTGAAAGAACAGGATTTGGCTGAAATCAATGCCTTGCTGGAAATCTAA
- a CDS encoding rhodanese-like domain-containing protein — protein sequence MQHVTAPELAALLVDPTKNPLILLDVREPWEYETCHIPHVQLMPMQTVPERMQELDPDSVIVCICHHGGRSMQVANFLERNGFAQMINLTGGVHAWAQQVDNSMPTY from the coding sequence ATGCAACATGTCACCGCTCCCGAATTAGCCGCACTACTGGTCGATCCTACAAAAAATCCATTGATTTTGTTAGATGTCAGGGAACCTTGGGAGTATGAGACCTGTCATATCCCGCATGTCCAGCTGATGCCTATGCAGACAGTGCCGGAGCGTATGCAGGAGCTCGACCCTGATAGCGTGATAGTGTGCATTTGTCATCATGGTGGGCGCAGTATGCAGGTGGCTAATTTTCTTGAGCGCAATGGTTTTGCTCAGATGATTAATTTGACTGGGGGCGTCCATGCGTGGGCGCAACAAGTCGATAACAGCATGCCTACTTATTAG
- a CDS encoding protein-L-isoaspartate O-methyltransferase family protein: MNIEKARFNMIEQQIRPWNVSSPEVLALLAAVKREDYFPDDQKSLAFFDTELPLPGGTVALSPKLEARILQDLAVKKSENVLVVGAGSGYLAALLAHQARQVTVAEAIPELKALAENNLQSQGIFNVDVIWGDALLGKIGSSYDAIVVCGSLEVIPELLKQQLAVAGRMFVFIGKAPVMSAQLITRESELFFNTKNLFETSVQALSQAVPESTFTF; this comes from the coding sequence ATGAATATCGAAAAAGCCCGTTTCAACATGATAGAGCAGCAAATCCGCCCTTGGAATGTCTCATCTCCCGAGGTCTTGGCTTTGTTAGCTGCGGTTAAACGCGAAGACTATTTCCCGGACGATCAAAAGAGTCTGGCGTTTTTTGATACAGAATTACCGCTGCCGGGTGGTACGGTGGCCCTCTCGCCGAAACTGGAAGCGCGCATCTTGCAAGATCTTGCCGTCAAAAAAAGTGAAAACGTTTTGGTGGTCGGCGCGGGTAGTGGTTATCTGGCTGCATTGCTGGCGCATCAAGCGCGCCAAGTGACTGTGGCTGAGGCTATTCCTGAATTGAAAGCTCTTGCCGAAAACAATCTGCAAAGTCAGGGTATTTTTAATGTTGATGTGATTTGGGGCGATGCTCTGTTAGGCAAGATAGGCTCTAGCTATGACGCCATCGTGGTGTGCGGCTCGCTCGAAGTAATCCCCGAACTCTTGAAGCAGCAATTGGCTGTGGCTGGTCGCATGTTTGTCTTCATAGGAAAGGCGCCGGTCATGAGCGCGCAATTGATTACGCGCGAGTCTGAATTATTTTTCAATACCAAGAACTTATTTGAAACTTCAGTGCAGGCCTTGTCGCAAGCCGTGCCCGAATCGACTTTTACTTTCTAA
- a CDS encoding efflux RND transporter permease subunit has translation MWFTRISIGNPVLATMMMVAFVVLGLFSYKRLRVDQFPDITFPVVVIQTDYPGAAPETIESDITRKVEEVVNTINGISALTSRSYEGTSVVVMEFDLNVDPAQAAQDVREKVALIKSKFRKEVKEPRVSRYDPADKPIFSVSVTNDDKVKPRDFREMTAIADQLVKKRLENVRGVGSVTLVGGVKREIKIYLKPNEMEALGLSVDQVINALRNENQELPTGAIRSLDNEKVVQIQGRIQNPEGFGRIVVAKRGSQPVLLSQVASIVDGQEEQESLALHNGQRTVALDILKAQGQNTIEVADGLTEALKALESQLKAQYPGLKVQIIKDGSRQIRVGVENVRKTLIEGAALTILIVFLFLNSWRSTVITGLTLPVALIGTFLFMDIFGFTINMITLMALSLCVGLLIDDAIVVRENIVRHAGMKVNGKFKDHHTAALEGTAEIGLAVLATTFSIVAVFLPVGFMGGIIGRFFHQFGITVTAAVLISMFVSFTLDPMLSSIWPDPDAHGHAIKKEGPRKGIYAHTIGWVLEQFERGVQWFSRLYQSILSWSLKHRIKTLLIAVLTFVAGLMIPATGLIGSEFVPQADYSETGVTFYTPVGSSLELTETKVHQVEAVLKEFPEVTDTYSTVNTGSAQGKNYVTTFIRLVPRKERTRSTSQMSIPLRNRLVQIAGITVTHIGALDGVGGDNKNLRFSLQGADLNQLAKLSEEVQRRISAIPGVVDLDSSMKAQKPTISVTPKRDIGADLGVGVAQIGAALRPLLAGEAATTWRAPDDENYDVSVRLSPNDRNNADDLSKLMLASSQNNADGSPRMVPLRQVADIRLSTGANQINRRDLTREVELSANVVGRSAGEVSAEVKKVLDSVQWQPGYRYKMGGATKNMTESFGYALSALALAVIFIYMILASQFASFLQPIAIMSALPMTLIGVFLALMFFRSTLNMFSIIGFIMLMGLVTKNAILLVDFANQVRKEGKQRTEALLEAAHVRLRPILMTTLAMVFGMVPLAFALTEGSEQRAPMGQAVIGGIITSSLLTLVVVPVIYTYLDDLGQWFKRKWTGNKQTSDAL, from the coding sequence ATGTGGTTCACAAGAATTAGTATAGGCAATCCGGTGCTGGCGACCATGATGATGGTGGCGTTTGTGGTCTTGGGTCTGTTTTCTTATAAGCGTTTGCGGGTCGATCAGTTTCCCGATATTACTTTCCCGGTGGTGGTGATACAAACCGATTATCCCGGTGCCGCGCCTGAGACTATCGAATCCGATATTACTCGCAAGGTGGAAGAGGTGGTCAACACCATCAACGGCATCAGTGCCTTGACTTCACGTTCGTACGAAGGCACTTCGGTGGTGGTGATGGAGTTTGATCTGAATGTCGATCCGGCGCAGGCAGCGCAAGATGTGCGTGAAAAAGTCGCGTTGATTAAGTCGAAATTTCGTAAGGAAGTCAAAGAGCCGCGGGTCTCGCGCTACGATCCGGCCGATAAGCCGATTTTTTCAGTCTCGGTAACGAATGACGATAAAGTAAAACCACGTGATTTCCGCGAGATGACCGCCATCGCTGATCAACTGGTCAAGAAGCGCCTGGAAAATGTGCGCGGCGTTGGATCGGTCACGCTAGTTGGTGGCGTCAAACGTGAAATCAAGATTTACCTCAAACCCAATGAGATGGAAGCCTTGGGCCTGAGTGTTGATCAAGTCATCAATGCCCTGCGCAATGAAAACCAAGAATTGCCTACCGGCGCAATACGCTCGCTGGACAATGAAAAAGTAGTGCAAATTCAGGGGCGCATCCAAAACCCAGAAGGTTTCGGCCGCATTGTGGTGGCCAAGCGCGGCTCGCAACCTGTCTTGCTGTCACAGGTGGCGAGTATCGTTGACGGACAAGAAGAGCAAGAGAGTCTGGCGCTGCACAATGGTCAGCGTACCGTGGCTTTGGACATCTTAAAAGCGCAGGGGCAAAACACCATAGAAGTGGCAGATGGTTTGACTGAAGCCTTAAAAGCGTTGGAGTCTCAGCTGAAAGCACAGTACCCGGGTTTGAAGGTGCAGATCATTAAAGATGGTTCGCGTCAGATACGCGTTGGCGTCGAAAATGTGCGCAAGACCCTGATCGAAGGCGCTGCATTAACCATCTTGATCGTGTTCTTGTTCCTTAATTCATGGCGCTCTACTGTGATTACCGGTCTGACTTTGCCAGTGGCACTGATCGGTACTTTCCTGTTTATGGATATATTCGGCTTTACCATCAATATGATTACCCTGATGGCCTTGTCCCTGTGTGTGGGCTTGCTGATCGACGATGCGATTGTGGTACGTGAAAATATCGTCAGACATGCCGGCATGAAGGTCAACGGCAAGTTTAAGGATCACCATACAGCAGCATTGGAAGGAACTGCTGAAATTGGTCTGGCAGTGCTGGCGACCACCTTCTCTATTGTTGCGGTATTTTTGCCGGTAGGTTTTATGGGCGGGATTATCGGTCGCTTCTTCCATCAGTTTGGCATTACCGTGACCGCCGCTGTACTGATCTCTATGTTCGTCTCGTTTACGCTCGATCCTATGTTGTCTTCGATCTGGCCAGACCCCGATGCGCATGGACACGCAATTAAAAAAGAGGGGCCACGTAAAGGCATCTACGCGCACACCATAGGTTGGGTGCTGGAGCAGTTTGAGCGCGGTGTGCAATGGTTCTCCAGACTATATCAATCGATTTTGAGCTGGTCGCTCAAACATCGTATCAAGACCCTCTTAATTGCCGTACTCACCTTTGTGGCAGGTTTGATGATACCGGCCACCGGTTTGATCGGTAGCGAGTTTGTGCCGCAAGCTGATTACTCTGAAACCGGCGTCACCTTTTACACACCGGTCGGCTCTTCGCTGGAATTGACCGAGACTAAGGTGCATCAGGTCGAGGCGGTGCTCAAAGAGTTTCCCGAAGTTACAGACACCTATAGCACCGTGAATACCGGATCGGCTCAGGGTAAAAATTATGTGACGACCTTCATCCGTCTGGTGCCACGCAAAGAGCGCACGCGTAGCACTAGCCAGATGTCGATACCCTTACGCAACCGCCTGGTGCAAATCGCTGGTATCACGGTCACGCATATCGGTGCCTTGGATGGTGTCGGTGGCGATAATAAAAATCTGCGCTTTAGCTTGCAAGGTGCCGATTTGAATCAACTGGCAAAACTGTCGGAAGAGGTGCAGCGCCGCATCAGCGCCATTCCTGGTGTGGTCGATCTTGATTCCAGCATGAAGGCGCAAAAACCAACCATTTCTGTCACCCCCAAACGTGATATAGGTGCCGATCTTGGTGTCGGTGTGGCGCAAATAGGCGCTGCTTTACGACCCTTGCTGGCAGGTGAGGCGGCCACCACCTGGCGCGCCCCGGATGATGAAAACTACGATGTCTCGGTACGCTTATCACCGAATGATAGAAACAATGCAGATGATTTATCCAAATTGATGTTGGCCAGTTCGCAAAACAATGCCGACGGTTCACCGCGCATGGTGCCCTTGCGTCAGGTCGCTGACATCCGCTTGTCGACCGGCGCCAACCAGATCAATCGCCGTGACCTGACCCGCGAGGTTGAGTTATCGGCCAACGTGGTGGGGCGTTCTGCCGGTGAAGTCAGTGCCGAAGTGAAAAAAGTGCTGGATAGTGTGCAGTGGCAACCCGGTTATCGCTACAAGATGGGTGGCGCTACTAAAAATATGACCGAGTCTTTCGGCTATGCCTTATCGGCACTGGCTTTGGCGGTGATCTTTATTTACATGATCTTAGCTTCGCAATTTGCCAGCTTCTTGCAACCGATTGCGATTATGTCGGCCTTGCCTATGACCTTGATCGGTGTGTTTTTGGCGCTAATGTTTTTCCGTTCTACGCTGAATATGTTCTCTATCATAGGTTTTATTATGTTGATGGGTCTGGTGACCAAGAATGCGATTTTGTTGGTCGACTTTGCCAATCAGGTGCGCAAGGAAGGTAAACAGCGTACCGAGGCCTTGCTGGAGGCGGCCCATGTCCGTCTGCGGCCTATCCTGATGACCACGCTGGCGATGGTGTTTGGTATGGTGCCGCTGGCGTTTGCCTTGACCGAAGGCTCAGAGCAGCGCGCACCGATGGGGCAAGCGGTAATCGGTGGGATTATCACTTCCTCGCTGCTTACTTTAGTCGTGGTTCCAGTGATTTATACCTATTTGGATGATCTGGGGCAGTGGTTCAAGCGAAAATGGACTGGAAATAAGCAAACTAGTGACGCGCTTTGA
- a CDS encoding efflux RND transporter periplasmic adaptor subunit, with protein sequence MLKRRGIWIVALLLLVAAGIILMKKKTADAGAQAAAKQAAVTVAAQVLEFLPSDIVTIGSGDVRKLLTLSGALRAYNQGQVKARVAGEVREVLVREGESVQLGQVLVKMDTVDYDARLAQAQGSLAAANAQLEIARQARDNNKVLLDKAFISQNSYDNAKNQYAIALANVDSAKGAVAVAQKALADTVIRAPIAGLISSRSVQPGEKVSPDFRLLEVVDLRVMEMEAPVPTQDIASIQIGQAVQLKIEGVATTVSGKVSRINPGTTLGSRSIMAYIQIANTDGVLRSGMFGEAQIVVEQKTGAMLIPQTAVRNEDGKNFVYVIENNSLQQKPVSLGLSGDSAGVASVEVLTGLTQGAQVVKTNLGSLRAGIAVKLISPSSAAKG encoded by the coding sequence ATGCTTAAGCGTCGTGGAATTTGGATCGTTGCCCTTTTACTGCTGGTAGCTGCAGGCATTATCTTGATGAAGAAAAAAACCGCTGACGCTGGTGCGCAAGCAGCGGCGAAGCAAGCCGCGGTGACGGTGGCGGCGCAAGTGCTGGAGTTTTTACCAAGCGATATCGTGACGATCGGCAGTGGTGATGTGCGTAAATTGTTAACGCTCTCTGGGGCTTTGCGTGCCTACAATCAAGGCCAGGTCAAAGCCAGAGTAGCGGGCGAAGTACGCGAGGTGTTGGTGCGCGAAGGTGAATCGGTGCAGCTTGGGCAAGTCTTGGTGAAGATGGATACCGTTGATTACGATGCCCGCCTGGCACAGGCGCAAGGCAGTTTAGCGGCCGCGAATGCTCAGCTAGAGATCGCCAGACAGGCGCGCGATAATAATAAAGTCTTGCTCGATAAGGCCTTTATTTCACAAAATTCTTACGACAATGCGAAAAATCAATACGCGATTGCCTTAGCCAATGTCGATAGCGCCAAAGGCGCTGTGGCGGTTGCGCAAAAGGCTTTGGCCGATACCGTCATCCGCGCGCCTATCGCTGGCTTGATCAGTAGTCGTAGTGTGCAGCCGGGCGAGAAAGTCTCACCGGATTTCCGTTTATTAGAAGTGGTCGATTTACGTGTCATGGAGATGGAAGCCCCGGTTCCGACTCAGGATATTGCCAGCATACAGATCGGTCAGGCGGTGCAATTAAAGATAGAAGGGGTCGCCACTACGGTGAGCGGCAAGGTCAGCCGCATCAACCCAGGCACCACGCTGGGATCACGCTCTATCATGGCCTATATTCAGATTGCCAATACCGATGGGGTTTTACGATCTGGCATGTTTGGTGAGGCGCAAATCGTGGTCGAACAAAAGACCGGTGCCATGCTGATACCGCAGACTGCGGTGCGCAATGAAGACGGTAAAAATTTCGTCTACGTGATAGAGAATAATAGTTTGCAACAAAAACCTGTCAGCTTGGGTTTATCCGGTGACAGTGCTGGTGTCGCCAGCGTAGAAGTGCTGACGGGTTTGACTCAAGGCGCGCAAGTGGTGAAGACAAATTTAGGTAGTCTGCGAGCCGGCATTGCCGTCAAGCTGATTTCGCCTAGCTCTGCTGCTAAAGGCTAA
- a CDS encoding TetR/AcrR family transcriptional regulator, translating to MICPFKPRWERRKDARPQELLAAALDHFVERGFAATRLDDVARAAGVSKGTLYLYFCSKEELFKAVVRESVIPMIGEAEGMIGQFTGTSAELLRLLMTTWWDRIGNTKLSGLTKLMIAEAGNFPELARFYQEEVIDRGDKLITAMLERGMARGEVRPLDLEIAPRILIAPMIMMMIWKHSQGICQIEPDKLDAYLEQYIEMATHGLLVNAKA from the coding sequence ATGATCTGCCCTTTTAAGCCCCGCTGGGAGCGTCGCAAAGATGCCCGGCCACAAGAGTTGCTCGCTGCCGCACTCGATCATTTCGTCGAGCGTGGCTTTGCCGCGACCCGTCTGGATGATGTGGCGCGTGCTGCAGGGGTCTCTAAAGGCACCTTGTACTTGTATTTTTGCAGTAAGGAAGAATTATTCAAGGCGGTAGTACGCGAATCTGTGATTCCTATGATAGGCGAGGCCGAGGGCATGATAGGCCAGTTTACCGGTACCAGTGCCGAATTGTTGCGCTTATTGATGACCACCTGGTGGGACAGAATCGGCAACACTAAATTATCCGGGTTGACCAAGCTGATGATCGCCGAGGCGGGTAATTTCCCTGAGTTGGCACGCTTCTATCAAGAAGAGGTGATAGACCGGGGCGACAAACTCATTACTGCCATGTTGGAGCGCGGCATGGCGCGCGGTGAGGTGCGTCCTTTGGATCTGGAAATCGCGCCGCGTATTTTGATCGCACCGATGATCATGATGATGATCTGGAAGCACTCGCAGGGGATATGCCAGATAGAGCCGGATAAATTGGATGCCTATCTGGAGCAATACATAGAAATGGCGACGCACGGCTTGTTGGTTAACGCCAAAGCTTGA
- a CDS encoding ATP-binding protein: MPKVFHTITGKLLIFGIVLQSLLLASYFLVTSNILRESMASNLATSIRTTSQIIHLGIAPYAVEQRYDILQDFFNELISGANEDLRYIVVLDQNNHSLVATGISANQLPLPSENEHAAIAAGIYHVRQPVLLSGNQIGQVQFGLSTLKVVDLIERMIRLALLVSLCGILVTTVLLTVFGHKIKQRFSLLMLATQAIVSGDYRKKVPDTGKDELAQLAAHFNIMSAGLELREKKFLAVFNAAPIPMLLLKKDQQNPDYHRSEQNIASRQMFGELTEKTSGMLTCSDSDNLSLTAIIEKENHLIATELDLQVASGISQPFLVSGQCFEIEHSNYLILASMDISDLRNAQNELLALNRELELRVAQRTIELEQRNQDLDTALQTIQQAQKQLIQSEKLSSLGSMVAGVAHELNTPIGNALTVASTLVYNQKQFKDDHIKGLSKSELNNHLDENELAGQLLVSNLQRAAALVSSFKAVAVDRSSSQRREFLLSDIIDEIILSTTPMFRTSKAILSCELDPSIRMDSFPGPLGQVLTNLLNNALIHGIKSGVGQAITVRTSLIDSEHLLLSVRDDGAGIPPENLGKIFDPFFTTTLGKGGSGLGLNIVYNLVSGLLGGQIQVYSKIGEGSEFLISLPLHAPKMEARENVL; this comes from the coding sequence GTGCCCAAAGTTTTTCATACAATTACAGGCAAATTACTTATTTTTGGCATAGTTCTACAGTCCTTGTTGTTGGCCAGCTATTTTCTGGTCACCTCCAACATCTTGCGTGAAAGCATGGCGAGCAATCTCGCTACCTCCATACGCACCACGTCGCAAATCATACATTTGGGAATAGCGCCATATGCTGTAGAGCAACGCTACGATATTCTTCAAGATTTTTTCAACGAACTGATCTCTGGTGCCAACGAAGATTTACGTTATATCGTGGTACTTGATCAAAACAATCACAGCCTGGTCGCCACTGGCATTTCTGCGAATCAGCTCCCCTTACCGAGCGAAAATGAACATGCAGCGATCGCTGCAGGGATCTATCACGTACGTCAACCTGTACTACTAAGTGGCAATCAAATAGGTCAGGTGCAGTTTGGATTATCCACTTTAAAAGTGGTCGACTTAATCGAGCGCATGATACGCCTAGCCTTGCTGGTAAGCCTATGCGGGATACTCGTAACTACCGTCTTACTCACCGTATTTGGACATAAAATCAAACAGCGTTTTAGTCTCCTGATGCTGGCGACCCAAGCGATCGTTTCCGGTGATTATAGAAAAAAAGTTCCTGATACTGGCAAGGATGAGCTGGCTCAACTGGCCGCTCATTTCAATATCATGTCAGCAGGGCTAGAGCTCAGAGAGAAAAAATTCCTTGCTGTATTTAACGCGGCGCCTATCCCCATGCTGCTCTTAAAGAAAGACCAGCAAAACCCAGACTATCATCGTAGCGAGCAAAATATTGCCTCCAGACAGATGTTCGGTGAACTCACAGAAAAAACCTCCGGCATGCTCACCTGTAGTGACAGCGATAATCTAAGCTTGACTGCAATTATAGAAAAAGAAAATCATCTGATTGCCACCGAGCTTGATTTACAAGTGGCCAGCGGAATCTCTCAGCCCTTTCTAGTGTCCGGCCAATGCTTCGAAATCGAACACAGCAATTACCTGATACTCGCAAGCATGGATATCAGCGACTTAAGAAACGCCCAAAATGAATTACTCGCCCTCAATCGCGAGCTGGAATTAAGAGTGGCTCAACGCACCATAGAACTAGAGCAGCGTAATCAAGATTTAGATACCGCCTTGCAAACTATACAGCAAGCGCAAAAACAATTAATTCAGTCAGAAAAACTGTCTAGCCTAGGCAGTATGGTAGCAGGCGTCGCCCATGAACTGAACACGCCGATAGGCAATGCACTGACGGTTGCCAGTACCCTGGTCTACAATCAAAAACAGTTCAAAGACGATCACATCAAAGGCTTAAGCAAATCGGAGTTAAACAATCACCTTGATGAAAATGAGCTCGCTGGCCAATTACTGGTCAGCAATTTACAACGTGCAGCGGCATTGGTCAGTAGCTTTAAAGCGGTTGCGGTTGATCGCAGCAGCTCACAGCGCCGCGAGTTCCTGCTCTCTGACATCATCGATGAAATCATTCTGAGTACCACGCCCATGTTCAGAACGTCAAAAGCCATACTCAGCTGCGAACTAGACCCTAGCATACGCATGGATAGTTTTCCTGGCCCGCTCGGGCAAGTGCTGACCAATCTATTAAATAATGCCCTGATACATGGCATCAAATCCGGTGTTGGCCAAGCCATTACTGTGCGTACCAGCCTGATCGACAGCGAGCACCTATTGCTCAGCGTTCGTGATGACGGGGCTGGCATTCCACCAGAAAATTTAGGGAAAATATTTGATCCGTTTTTTACCACCACCTTAGGTAAGGGCGGCAGTGGACTTGGTCTCAATATTGTCTACAATCTGGTAAGCGGACTCCTGGGTGGACAAATTCAAGTCTATAGCAAGATAGGTGAAGGCAGCGAATTTCTCATCAGCTTACCGCTACATGCACCCAAAATGGAAGCGAGAGAAAATGTTCTCTAG
- a CDS encoding YkgJ family cysteine cluster protein, producing MTINSQKIRFFRRHIPAFACIPGCHDCCGPVTTSSDEMARLPRKSEEQHAAALADLSCPHLGQNGCEVYEERPLICRLFGTTPKLACPHGRRPETMIDPQIEIAIDRFFHSTRQVLV from the coding sequence ATGACAATTAACAGCCAAAAAATCAGGTTTTTCCGACGCCATATCCCTGCATTCGCGTGCATACCGGGTTGCCATGACTGCTGCGGTCCCGTCACCACGTCTAGCGATGAAATGGCCAGGCTACCGCGCAAGTCCGAGGAGCAGCATGCTGCCGCGCTGGCCGATTTAAGCTGTCCGCATCTGGGCCAAAATGGTTGTGAAGTGTATGAGGAGCGGCCGCTCATTTGTCGCTTGTTTGGGACTACGCCGAAATTAGCCTGCCCTCACGGCAGACGCCCGGAAACCATGATAGATCCACAGATAGAGATCGCGATTGATCGGTTTTTCCACTCTACTCGCCAGGTCTTGGTCTGA